A genomic segment from Tuwongella immobilis encodes:
- a CDS encoding prenyltransferase/squalene oxidase repeat-containing protein has product MYRMMLILVIVLAPFGLLNRAIAAIPEAESAATLAYIQSCRLNNGTFAMTPELAKSGKATLMATSLGLRASKYWGKPIDATPELAKFVDSCFDAKSGGFADVPGGKPAIPVTAIALTTVVELKMDVSKYQASAVRYLAENVSNFEEVRIAVAGIEMLGDPREILGKTRAAWIRLMPKVETADGWLRDARTLGGTLVALARVGEVYQKPERIAGFTAVLQAGQRADGGFGIVDQPSEMASTYRVMRAFDRYGQIPEDMAKLREFMARCRNADGGYGVQPNTPSNLSGVYYVGIVEKWLKEAIAARK; this is encoded by the coding sequence ATGTACAGAATGATGCTGATTCTTGTGATCGTATTGGCTCCGTTTGGACTGTTGAATCGGGCGATTGCCGCCATCCCGGAAGCGGAATCCGCCGCGACATTGGCGTACATTCAGAGTTGCCGACTGAACAACGGCACCTTCGCCATGACGCCCGAACTCGCCAAATCGGGAAAAGCGACACTCATGGCCACCTCGTTGGGATTGCGTGCATCGAAATACTGGGGCAAACCGATTGACGCGACGCCGGAGTTGGCGAAATTCGTCGATTCCTGCTTCGATGCGAAATCCGGTGGGTTCGCCGATGTGCCTGGCGGCAAACCGGCCATCCCAGTCACGGCTATTGCGCTGACGACCGTGGTGGAATTGAAGATGGATGTCTCGAAATATCAGGCCAGCGCGGTGCGGTATCTGGCCGAGAATGTCAGCAATTTTGAAGAAGTGCGCATTGCCGTGGCGGGAATTGAAATGCTGGGCGATCCCCGCGAGATTCTCGGCAAGACCCGCGCGGCGTGGATTCGACTGATGCCGAAGGTGGAAACGGCGGATGGCTGGCTGCGTGATGCGCGCACGCTGGGCGGCACGCTGGTGGCGTTGGCCCGCGTGGGCGAAGTCTACCAAAAACCGGAGCGCATCGCGGGGTTCACGGCCGTGCTGCAAGCCGGACAGCGGGCCGATGGCGGATTTGGCATCGTCGATCAGCCGTCCGAAATGGCCTCGACGTATCGGGTCATGCGGGCATTCGATCGATATGGGCAAATTCCCGAGGATATGGCGAAATTGCGGGAATTCATGGCCCGTTGTCGCAATGCCGATGGTGGCTACGGCGTGCAACCGAACACCCCATCGAATCTCAGCGGCGTCTATTATGTCGGAATCGTCGAGAAGTGGCTGAAAGAGGCGATTGCGGCGAGAAAGTAA
- the mog gene encoding molybdopterin adenylyltransferase, with protein sequence MSASNPLPIRIGIVTVSDRASQGVYEDKGGPAIREFLQEILTCSWESVPRIIPDEQPVIESTLRELCDTEQCCLVVTTGGTGPALRDVTPEATAAVCERILDGFGEQMRAVSLKIVPTAILSRQIAGTRGRSLIVNLPGKPSAIRDCLMAVFPAIPYCIDLLEGPYLTTNESIVKAFRPKSA encoded by the coding sequence ATGTCTGCCTCGAACCCGCTCCCGATCCGCATTGGAATCGTCACCGTCTCGGATCGCGCCAGCCAAGGCGTGTACGAAGACAAAGGCGGCCCCGCCATCCGCGAATTCCTGCAAGAAATCCTCACGTGCAGCTGGGAATCGGTGCCGCGCATCATCCCGGATGAACAGCCGGTGATCGAATCCACGCTGCGGGAATTGTGCGATACCGAGCAGTGTTGCTTGGTTGTGACCACCGGCGGGACCGGGCCAGCCCTGCGCGATGTCACCCCGGAAGCGACGGCGGCGGTCTGCGAGCGGATTCTCGATGGATTTGGCGAGCAAATGCGCGCGGTTTCGCTGAAAATTGTTCCCACGGCGATTCTCTCTCGGCAAATTGCCGGCACGCGGGGTCGCAGTCTGATCGTCAATTTGCCGGGGAAGCCGAGTGCAATTCGAGATTGCCTGATGGCGGTTTTCCCTGCAATTCCGTACTGCATCGACCTGTTAGAAGGACCGTATCTGACAACGAACGAATCCATCGTCAAAGCATTTCGTCCAAAATCTGCATAA
- a CDS encoding iron-containing alcohol dehydrogenase: MRETWYFASAGHFLFGRHAIRQLGEQAQRLSAKRVFIMTDKILAKVGILEQTLEPLRQAGMTVEVFDEGEAEPSIEMVARAIAAAKSFGPDTIIGLGGGSNMDAAKYIATFLVYDRPLLDLIGDDKVPGPVLPLICIPTTAGTGSEVSQAAVCTDTARAMKVSMLSPWLRPKLALVDPLLTVTCPAQVSADSGIDALTHAIEAYTAVDNAVFPLPPGEKTVYQGKTPFGDMMAEHAIRLVGKHLRNAVRDGSNLEARDGMALAATYGGLAFSNVGVALVHAMEYPVGGATHCSHGAGNGLLLPFVMQYNLPGREREMANIAEWLGEDVSGLSLEAAAQRAIVAVEKLKADIGIPTRLRELGVQPEQLQGFAEKTFAVKRLMRVNPRFPTLDDILGIFQAAL; encoded by the coding sequence ATGCGTGAAACGTGGTATTTCGCTTCTGCGGGGCATTTTCTGTTCGGTCGTCACGCGATTCGTCAGCTCGGCGAGCAGGCCCAACGCTTGAGCGCCAAGCGCGTGTTCATCATGACCGACAAAATTCTCGCCAAAGTGGGCATTCTGGAACAGACGCTCGAGCCGCTTCGCCAGGCCGGAATGACCGTCGAAGTCTTTGATGAGGGCGAAGCCGAACCATCGATCGAAATGGTCGCTCGCGCCATCGCCGCCGCCAAATCATTTGGGCCGGATACGATCATCGGCCTGGGTGGTGGCAGCAACATGGACGCCGCCAAATACATCGCCACGTTCCTGGTGTACGATCGCCCGCTGCTGGATCTCATTGGCGATGACAAGGTGCCCGGCCCGGTGCTGCCGTTGATCTGCATTCCCACGACCGCTGGCACCGGCAGCGAAGTCTCGCAAGCCGCCGTCTGCACCGATACCGCCCGCGCCATGAAAGTCAGCATGCTCTCGCCGTGGCTGCGACCCAAGCTGGCGCTGGTCGATCCGCTGCTCACGGTCACTTGCCCGGCGCAAGTTTCGGCGGATTCCGGGATTGATGCGCTCACCCATGCCATTGAAGCGTATACCGCGGTAGACAATGCCGTATTTCCGCTTCCGCCCGGCGAAAAGACGGTCTATCAGGGCAAGACGCCGTTTGGGGACATGATGGCCGAACATGCGATTCGGCTGGTCGGCAAGCATCTGCGCAATGCGGTCCGGGATGGCTCCAATCTCGAAGCGCGTGATGGCATGGCGCTGGCGGCCACCTATGGCGGATTGGCGTTCTCGAATGTCGGTGTCGCGCTCGTGCATGCGATGGAGTATCCGGTCGGTGGCGCAACCCACTGTTCGCACGGGGCCGGCAACGGACTCTTGTTGCCGTTCGTCATGCAATACAACCTGCCGGGCCGGGAACGCGAAATGGCCAACATTGCCGAATGGCTAGGCGAGGATGTCTCCGGGTTGTCGCTGGAGGCCGCCGCCCAGCGAGCAATCGTCGCCGTGGAGAAGCTCAAAGCCGATATCGGCATCCCCACCCGACTGCGGGAACTCGGTGTGCAACCCGAACAACTGCAAGGCTTTGCGGAAAAGACTTTTGCCGTCAAACGGCTGATGCGCGTCAATCCGCGATTCCCCACCTTGGACGATATTCTGGGCATCTTCCAAGCGGCCCTGTAA
- a CDS encoding NAD(P)/FAD-dependent oxidoreductase, producing the protein MADAIHRVVIIGGGFGGLNAAQALRRERVDVTLIDRRNFHLFQPLLYQVATGALSPANIASPLRSVLKNQPNTRVMLGDVTGFDISGKEVVLADGTRVGYDSLIVAAGAGHSYFAHPEWEAHAPGLKTIEDATAIRRRVLQAFEDAELHDDPQVRAKLLNFVIVGAGPTGVEMAGAISELAHHTLRKDFRSIDPATARIVLLEHAPRVLMPFHPNLSERARRELQHMGVEVVTGAMVTDIQAEAVTYQRDGQTVVIPTRTVVWAAGVKASPLGKMLADATGANLDRAGRIEVEPDLTLPGHRDLYVIGDMALGRYPDGKTQLPGVAPVAMQQGKYAAKAIVRRLRNSPVEPFRYWDKGSMATIGRAAAVADLYFVRFGGYLAWLAWLFIHLMYIVAFQNRLLVLFQWFGNYLTRNRAARLITEVASDDNPQAGTTPNREMTTQVAPPTRAAVTATPS; encoded by the coding sequence ATGGCGGACGCGATTCATCGGGTGGTGATTATCGGCGGCGGATTCGGCGGATTGAACGCAGCCCAGGCATTGCGGCGCGAACGCGTCGATGTCACGCTCATCGATCGACGCAATTTTCACTTGTTTCAGCCGTTGTTGTATCAGGTCGCAACTGGGGCACTCTCGCCCGCCAACATTGCCTCGCCGCTGCGTTCCGTCTTGAAGAATCAGCCCAATACGCGGGTCATGCTTGGGGATGTCACTGGGTTTGATATTTCAGGCAAGGAAGTGGTTCTCGCCGATGGCACACGGGTGGGGTACGATTCGCTGATTGTCGCGGCAGGGGCCGGGCATTCGTATTTCGCCCATCCCGAATGGGAAGCCCACGCGCCGGGGTTGAAGACGATCGAAGATGCGACGGCGATTCGGCGTCGAGTGTTGCAAGCGTTTGAAGATGCCGAACTGCACGATGATCCGCAAGTTCGTGCAAAGCTGCTCAATTTCGTCATCGTTGGCGCGGGACCGACCGGCGTGGAAATGGCCGGTGCCATCTCCGAATTGGCCCATCACACGCTTCGCAAGGATTTCCGGTCGATCGATCCCGCCACCGCCCGCATCGTGCTGTTGGAACACGCTCCCCGCGTGCTGATGCCGTTCCACCCCAACCTGTCTGAACGGGCCCGCCGCGAATTGCAGCATATGGGCGTCGAGGTTGTCACCGGGGCGATGGTCACCGACATTCAAGCGGAAGCCGTGACCTATCAACGCGACGGTCAGACGGTGGTGATTCCCACGCGCACGGTCGTCTGGGCCGCCGGTGTGAAGGCGTCGCCGTTGGGGAAAATGCTCGCCGATGCCACCGGGGCGAATCTCGATCGCGCGGGCCGCATCGAAGTGGAGCCGGATCTCACGCTGCCAGGCCACCGCGATCTTTACGTCATCGGCGATATGGCGCTGGGACGCTATCCCGATGGCAAAACGCAACTGCCCGGCGTGGCACCCGTCGCCATGCAGCAGGGGAAATATGCCGCCAAAGCGATTGTCCGCCGATTGAGAAATTCTCCGGTCGAACCGTTCCGATATTGGGACAAAGGCAGCATGGCGACCATTGGCCGAGCTGCCGCAGTCGCCGATTTGTACTTCGTTCGATTCGGTGGGTATCTGGCGTGGCTGGCCTGGTTGTTTATCCATCTGATGTACATTGTGGCGTTCCAAAATCGCCTATTGGTGTTGTTCCAATGGTTCGGGAACTATCTGACCCGCAATCGGGCCGCGCGACTGATCACCGAAGTGGCGAGCGACGACAATCCGCAGGCCGGAACGACCCCCAACCGCGAGATGACCACCCAGGTCGCACCACCGACACGGGCCGCAGTCACGGCGACGCCTTCGTAA
- a CDS encoding STAS domain-containing protein, which translates to MSTKPTDESEAFQVRRVGDIGIVTPLGDFEEIPPNLLEPATSMIMGSLNDVTHVVFNVANMRYLPSDFLALLIKCQKRVRGRGGELALCHVTPVHRELLRLTNLDTLWALYDTLDEAISALDGD; encoded by the coding sequence ATGAGCACCAAGCCAACCGATGAGTCAGAAGCCTTTCAAGTGCGGCGTGTGGGTGACATTGGCATTGTCACCCCGCTGGGCGATTTTGAGGAGATTCCACCCAATCTTCTCGAGCCCGCCACTTCGATGATTATGGGATCGTTGAACGATGTCACCCATGTGGTGTTCAACGTGGCCAATATGCGCTACTTGCCTTCCGATTTCCTGGCACTACTCATCAAGTGCCAAAAGCGCGTTCGAGGCCGCGGCGGCGAATTGGCGCTCTGCCACGTCACCCCCGTGCATCGAGAATTATTGCGATTGACCAACCTGGACACCCTGTGGGCGTTATACGATACCCTGGACGAGGCCATTTCGGCCTTGGACGGGGATTGA
- a CDS encoding LOG family protein produces MKPHPAGDEKNPILDPEPESANAPLDPHAPDDISDLVAEMHQIVDKLVRDHASRGDVKLLRTALAELRYSFKVFAGLKSERKVSIFGSARTRPEAVSYQQALEFGRKISEQNYLVITGAASGIMEAGHRGAGRDNSIGLNIMLPFEQRSNDIIHGDPKLMHLKYFFTRKLLFMKESDAVVLFPGGFGTHDEGFEVLTLVQTGKSQLVPIVLVEEPGGSYWQRWRDLVEDEMLTDGMISPMDKALYKITESVDEAVEEVTNFYRVYHSMRYIRKDLVLRLQRPISDATLERIRREFQDIVAGGTFELVPAHPSEANEPALRDLPRLRFRFDRHAHGRLRMLIDVLNQDGR; encoded by the coding sequence ATGAAACCGCATCCAGCCGGCGATGAGAAGAACCCCATTCTGGACCCCGAGCCAGAATCGGCGAATGCCCCGCTGGATCCGCACGCTCCCGATGATATTTCCGACCTTGTCGCCGAAATGCACCAGATTGTCGACAAATTGGTGCGTGATCACGCCTCGCGCGGCGATGTCAAATTACTCCGGACCGCACTGGCCGAGTTACGCTACAGTTTCAAGGTGTTTGCCGGGCTAAAATCCGAGCGAAAAGTCTCGATTTTCGGTTCCGCCCGAACCCGCCCCGAAGCCGTCAGCTACCAACAAGCCCTCGAATTCGGCCGCAAAATCAGCGAGCAAAACTACCTCGTCATCACCGGAGCCGCCAGCGGCATCATGGAAGCGGGCCACCGCGGAGCCGGGCGAGACAACAGCATTGGCTTGAATATCATGCTGCCGTTCGAGCAACGCTCCAACGACATCATCCACGGCGACCCCAAGCTGATGCACCTGAAATACTTCTTCACTCGAAAATTATTATTCATGAAAGAGTCCGACGCCGTCGTCCTCTTTCCCGGCGGATTCGGGACGCACGACGAAGGCTTTGAAGTGCTGACGCTCGTGCAGACGGGAAAAAGTCAGCTCGTGCCGATCGTCCTCGTCGAGGAACCCGGCGGCTCCTATTGGCAGCGCTGGCGTGATCTCGTCGAAGACGAAATGCTCACCGATGGCATGATTTCGCCCATGGATAAGGCGCTCTACAAAATCACCGAATCGGTCGATGAGGCGGTCGAAGAAGTCACCAATTTCTACCGTGTCTATCACAGCATGCGCTACATCCGCAAGGACTTAGTGCTTCGCTTGCAACGCCCAATCAGCGATGCGACGCTCGAACGCATCCGCCGCGAATTTCAAGACATTGTCGCCGGCGGCACCTTCGAACTCGTCCCCGCTCACCCCAGCGAAGCCAACGAACCCGCCCTGCGTGACCTGCCTCGGCTGCGGTTCCGGTTCGATCGGCATGCCCACGGCCGCCTACGCATGCTCATCGATGTGCTCAACCAAGATGGCCGCTGA
- a CDS encoding Mov34/MPN/PAD-1 family protein — protein sequence MRGWHRLRSNERNRPLPPEPMLTSADSAPAPPAEIAPASADAKGDSRPKSSELRRLTRVELTFQVVDLLFREYQSHRESRRGNEELGWLLLGERGEDWARVTATLPAGEYREASAVHIRMNADGQVLGHRILSQSVPNLTLLGIAHTHPGSLRVPSGGDYAGDSVWVRRLVGQEGIFAIGTADGKSDPRPDEFPDGDAERPGDADIRWHWYKLAHGDAHYSDLPITIVDGNDAAAHLRPVWPIIERYAVRLDRLARQLSRVRFEIPEIDESSEQTPLLKVEVTLPERNSYLWVVMDGQNIQYFWVRDGKILQPNLEEPAPDCGVYRMLAELANRP from the coding sequence GTGCGCGGTTGGCACCGACTTCGTTCCAACGAGCGAAATCGGCCGCTTCCGCCGGAGCCAATGCTCACCTCAGCGGACTCCGCGCCGGCTCCACCTGCCGAGATCGCGCCCGCTTCTGCCGATGCCAAAGGCGATTCCCGTCCGAAATCGTCTGAACTTCGGCGGTTAACCCGGGTGGAACTCACGTTCCAAGTCGTTGATTTGCTGTTTCGCGAGTATCAATCGCATCGGGAAAGTCGTCGCGGCAACGAGGAACTTGGCTGGCTGCTGCTCGGCGAGCGCGGCGAGGATTGGGCGCGGGTCACCGCAACACTCCCCGCCGGTGAGTACCGCGAGGCCAGTGCCGTGCATATTCGCATGAACGCAGATGGGCAGGTGCTGGGGCATCGGATTCTGTCCCAATCGGTCCCGAATCTGACGCTCCTGGGCATCGCACACACCCATCCCGGCAGTTTGCGGGTGCCCAGCGGCGGTGACTATGCTGGGGATTCCGTTTGGGTGCGTCGGCTGGTTGGTCAAGAAGGAATTTTCGCCATCGGCACCGCAGATGGGAAATCCGATCCGCGACCAGACGAATTCCCAGATGGGGATGCCGAACGACCGGGCGATGCCGACATTCGCTGGCACTGGTACAAATTGGCTCACGGCGATGCCCACTATTCGGATCTCCCCATCACGATTGTCGATGGGAATGATGCCGCCGCGCATCTCCGACCCGTTTGGCCCATTATCGAACGCTATGCCGTCCGTTTGGATCGGCTCGCTCGGCAACTATCCCGAGTGCGATTTGAAATTCCCGAAATCGATGAATCTTCGGAGCAGACGCCGCTTTTGAAAGTGGAGGTCACACTCCCGGAGCGAAATTCGTATCTTTGGGTCGTGATGGATGGCCAAAACATCCAATATTTTTGGGTCCGAGATGGGAAGATTCTGCAGCCCAATCTCGAAGAACCCGCCCCCGATTGTGGGGTGTACCGTATGCTCGCGGAACTGGCGAACCGACCCTGA
- a CDS encoding ThiF family adenylyltransferase: MAHLFQVGAGSGGMVVLDLLCRDPRITTITLVEPDIYKPHNAARHYFPASAAGQLKVDLVTPWIRDRRPDIHLQILPTDLLDPQHQATYQDAIAACDLGICAVDVEPAKYRFDALFRQAGKPWTMGEVLSGGIGGWVHRFSPGQACYGCVASHLQRNVREDASPPPDYSNPDAVIAETTIPASVASIHSIASLHANVSSQLLPDGGDAGDDWTSILLTLQSVPNVFREAYRTYRFSIARRADCLICGESQTNTLSGDALDSALDAALNRLGAD, from the coding sequence ATGGCGCATTTGTTTCAGGTTGGGGCCGGTTCGGGCGGCATGGTCGTTCTCGATTTGCTCTGCCGCGATCCGCGGATCACCACCATCACGCTCGTCGAACCTGACATCTACAAACCGCACAATGCGGCCCGACATTATTTTCCCGCTTCCGCTGCGGGGCAGTTGAAGGTCGATCTCGTCACCCCCTGGATTCGCGATCGACGGCCAGATATTCATCTGCAGATTCTGCCAACCGATTTGCTCGATCCGCAACATCAAGCCACCTATCAAGATGCGATCGCAGCGTGTGATTTGGGCATCTGTGCGGTCGATGTCGAACCCGCGAAATATCGCTTCGATGCGCTGTTCCGACAAGCCGGGAAGCCCTGGACGATGGGCGAGGTGCTTTCGGGTGGCATCGGCGGGTGGGTGCATCGCTTTTCGCCGGGCCAAGCCTGCTACGGCTGTGTGGCGAGCCACCTGCAACGCAACGTGCGTGAAGATGCCAGCCCGCCGCCGGATTATTCCAATCCCGATGCCGTGATTGCGGAAACCACGATCCCTGCAAGTGTTGCGTCGATTCACTCCATCGCCAGCTTGCACGCCAATGTCTCATCGCAATTGCTTCCGGATGGCGGTGATGCAGGTGATGATTGGACCAGTATTTTGTTGACGCTCCAATCGGTTCCGAATGTCTTTCGGGAAGCCTATCGGACCTATCGATTTTCGATTGCTCGTCGAGCCGATTGTTTGATTTGCGGTGAGTCGCAAACCAATACGCTGTCGGGAGATGCGCTTGATTCGGCATTGGATGCCGCGCTCAATCGATTGGGGGCGGACTAA
- a CDS encoding site-2 protease family protein, producing MISLEPSRTPYDLEWRMFGFPIRVNPWFWLIMAMLGGRSLQFGFEVLLLFVLVAFVSVLVHELGHAFMMRRFGGIPRIVLTGFGGVAISGTGGRTRMERILISLAGPFAGLSLFGIVVGSDALFHWAETSRMTVFAYVFLYQVNLYWNILNLLPVFPLDGGQVVRNAVSRSEYTGLRLATQVSMVTCGIVVMYCFFANQLNWIPVDPLFTGVMFGLLGYQNYMIYQQLNGPRSFSDDPFRR from the coding sequence GTGATCTCACTCGAACCCAGCCGAACCCCATATGACCTCGAATGGCGGATGTTCGGATTTCCCATCCGCGTCAATCCATGGTTCTGGCTCATCATGGCCATGCTCGGTGGACGGTCGCTCCAATTTGGATTCGAAGTCCTTTTGCTATTTGTACTTGTGGCGTTTGTCTCGGTCCTGGTGCATGAACTTGGCCACGCCTTCATGATGCGCCGCTTCGGTGGCATTCCACGGATCGTCCTGACCGGATTCGGCGGAGTCGCCATCTCCGGCACGGGTGGTCGCACCCGAATGGAGCGCATTCTCATATCGTTGGCTGGGCCGTTCGCCGGCTTGTCGCTCTTCGGAATCGTTGTCGGTTCAGACGCCTTGTTCCATTGGGCGGAAACCAGCCGAATGACGGTGTTCGCATACGTCTTTCTTTACCAAGTCAATCTGTATTGGAATATTCTCAACCTGCTGCCAGTTTTCCCATTGGATGGTGGGCAAGTGGTGCGCAATGCCGTCTCACGGTCGGAATACACCGGGTTACGACTCGCAACCCAAGTCTCCATGGTGACTTGCGGCATTGTGGTGATGTATTGCTTCTTTGCCAATCAGCTCAATTGGATTCCGGTCGATCCCCTGTTCACGGGGGTGATGTTCGGGCTGTTGGGCTACCAAAACTACATGATTTATCAGCAACTGAATGGACCGCGGTCGTTTAGCGACGATCCGTTCCGGCGATAA
- the argS gene encoding arginine--tRNA ligase codes for MVRMIRPSSDPKYGDYQANFAMSMAKQLGKAPRDLASELVIKVPTGPELMFEKLEVAGGGFINMTLSASFLQSALRAMSADAQLGISPPEKPLTVVIDYSGPNVAKPLHVGHLRSTIIGEALSRIYRFLGHTVIGDNHLGDWGTQFGILLYGYKHFLDAEAYQADPVRELARLYVHVRSLFVKKDEDSEDDGPVADPVAEACRFETAKLHEGDPENRALWQQFMPHCLKEIHDIYERLDVHFDTEHGESYYQPQLASVVEDMLAKGIAKESQGAVVIPNAKGVIPQSDEERKTEEPPALVRKRDGAFTYTTTDLATIRYRADNYQPDRLLYVVDFRQELHFRTLFAQAARWGYGHIDMRHLKFGSVLGKDGKPISTRKGGGFELGDLLDEAVRMGASKYAQTRKERLERGEDVPEMSPEQQRDIAEVVGVGAVKYADLSSNRESNYVFDFDKMLATEGNTSTYMQYAYVRCRGIFRKGGIDADALRASQPTMIIGTAAEKALALQLLRFGDALQAAASGAVPHLISAYLWDLAKSYSTFFVNCPVLKAETEELRDSRLILCDLTARVIQKSLHLLGIRTVEMM; via the coding sequence ATGGTCCGAATGATTCGTCCGAGTAGTGATCCAAAATATGGTGACTATCAGGCGAATTTTGCTATGTCGATGGCCAAGCAGCTTGGCAAGGCACCGCGTGATCTTGCCTCCGAGTTGGTGATCAAAGTCCCAACTGGCCCTGAGCTGATGTTCGAGAAACTCGAAGTGGCGGGTGGTGGCTTCATCAATATGACGTTGTCTGCGTCATTCCTTCAATCGGCTTTGCGGGCGATGTCGGCCGATGCCCAACTGGGAATCTCCCCGCCGGAAAAGCCGCTGACTGTGGTGATCGATTATTCCGGGCCGAATGTTGCGAAACCCTTGCATGTTGGGCACTTACGTTCAACGATTATCGGCGAAGCCTTGTCGCGGATCTATCGATTTTTGGGGCATACCGTCATCGGGGATAACCACCTGGGCGACTGGGGGACCCAGTTTGGGATTCTCTTATACGGATACAAGCATTTTCTGGATGCCGAAGCGTATCAAGCCGATCCGGTCCGCGAGTTGGCCCGGCTGTATGTCCATGTCCGCTCGTTGTTTGTGAAAAAAGACGAGGATTCCGAGGATGATGGTCCCGTGGCCGATCCGGTTGCGGAGGCGTGCCGATTCGAGACGGCGAAACTGCACGAGGGCGATCCGGAAAATCGCGCGTTGTGGCAACAATTTATGCCACATTGTTTGAAGGAAATCCACGACATCTATGAACGGCTCGATGTCCATTTTGATACCGAGCATGGCGAGAGCTACTATCAGCCGCAACTGGCGTCTGTTGTTGAGGATATGCTCGCCAAGGGGATTGCGAAGGAGAGCCAAGGGGCGGTGGTCATCCCCAATGCGAAAGGGGTGATTCCACAGTCGGACGAGGAGCGGAAAACCGAGGAGCCGCCCGCGCTGGTGCGAAAACGCGATGGGGCGTTCACGTATACCACCACCGACTTGGCGACCATCCGCTATCGTGCAGACAATTATCAGCCCGATCGGTTGTTATATGTAGTCGACTTTCGCCAGGAGTTACATTTCCGCACCTTGTTCGCGCAGGCGGCCCGATGGGGGTACGGCCATATCGATATGCGCCACTTGAAGTTCGGTTCCGTCCTGGGAAAAGACGGGAAGCCGATTTCAACGCGAAAAGGAGGTGGCTTTGAATTGGGCGACCTTCTGGATGAGGCCGTGCGGATGGGGGCTTCTAAGTACGCTCAGACTCGCAAGGAACGGTTGGAACGTGGAGAGGATGTCCCTGAAATGTCGCCCGAGCAACAGCGCGACATTGCCGAGGTGGTGGGTGTGGGGGCAGTCAAATATGCGGACCTGAGTTCGAATCGAGAATCGAACTATGTCTTCGATTTTGATAAAATGCTCGCAACCGAAGGCAACACATCGACTTACATGCAATATGCGTATGTGCGATGTCGGGGGATTTTCCGCAAGGGGGGAATCGATGCGGATGCGCTGCGCGCCAGTCAACCGACGATGATCATCGGCACGGCCGCGGAAAAGGCGTTGGCGCTGCAGCTGCTGCGGTTTGGCGATGCCCTTCAAGCGGCGGCTAGCGGTGCGGTGCCGCATCTGATTTCCGCATATCTGTGGGATCTGGCAAAGTCGTATAGCACGTTCTTTGTCAACTGCCCGGTGCTGAAAGCGGAAACCGAAGAATTGCGGGATAGTCGCTTGATTCTTTGTGATCTCACCGCACGGGTGATTCAAAAGAGTCTGCATCTTCTCGGAATTCGCACCGTCGAAATGATGTAA